In a single window of the Agrobacterium vitis genome:
- a CDS encoding formimidoylglutamate deiminase, which yields MTTLHAKQALLPDGWAKDVRLTLTGRAISSIEQGVEAQAGDERHEVLLPTMANLHSHAFQRGMAGLAELRGPDSDSFWSWRTVMYRFALTMSPEQMQAIAAQLYVEMLEAGFGRVGEFHYLHHDRDGSAYANRAEMAERIVAASSETGIGLTLLPVFYAHSGFGGLAPNEGQRRFINDLDGFAELLEGAKKAVSNLPGSITGIAPHSLRAVTPEELSALQQLSFDGPIHIHVAEQVKEVEDCIAWSGQRPVQWLLDNADLTTRWCLIHATHMTDDETVRMAKSGAIAGLCPITEANLGDGTFNASVFLEHGGRFGIGSDSNILIGIADELRQLEYSQRLAHRARNVMAVPGGSTGRYLFDGAVTGGAAALMAQTGLVVGRPADVVSLKPRYDLGLSGDQILDSFVFANGAGVDCVWVGGAKQVEAGRHHARERIAARFAGVMRDLMAAF from the coding sequence CTGACGGGCCGCGCCATTTCATCCATTGAGCAGGGTGTTGAGGCGCAAGCGGGCGATGAGCGGCACGAGGTGTTGCTGCCCACAATGGCCAATTTGCACAGCCACGCCTTTCAGCGCGGCATGGCGGGTTTGGCGGAGCTGCGCGGGCCGGACAGTGATAGTTTCTGGAGCTGGCGCACGGTGATGTATCGCTTTGCGCTGACCATGAGTCCGGAGCAGATGCAGGCCATTGCCGCCCAGCTGTATGTGGAAATGCTGGAGGCCGGATTTGGTCGAGTGGGCGAGTTTCACTATCTCCACCACGACCGCGATGGCAGTGCTTACGCCAACCGCGCCGAGATGGCGGAGCGGATTGTGGCCGCAAGCAGCGAGACTGGAATTGGCCTCACGTTGCTTCCGGTGTTTTATGCCCATTCCGGCTTTGGTGGTCTGGCTCCCAATGAGGGCCAGCGACGGTTTATCAATGATCTCGATGGTTTTGCAGAACTGTTGGAGGGGGCGAAAAAAGCGGTCTCAAATCTACCCGGTAGCATCACGGGCATTGCCCCCCACAGTCTGCGGGCGGTAACACCGGAAGAATTATCAGCCCTGCAACAGCTCTCATTCGATGGGCCAATCCATATTCATGTGGCCGAACAGGTGAAGGAAGTGGAGGATTGCATCGCCTGGTCTGGCCAGCGCCCGGTGCAATGGTTGTTGGACAATGCTGATCTCACCACGCGCTGGTGCCTGATCCATGCCACCCATATGACAGATGACGAGACGGTGCGGATGGCAAAGAGCGGTGCCATTGCCGGGCTTTGCCCGATCACTGAGGCCAATCTGGGCGATGGCACGTTTAACGCCTCGGTGTTTTTGGAGCATGGTGGACGCTTTGGCATCGGCTCTGATTCCAACATCCTGATTGGCATTGCCGATGAGCTGCGCCAGCTGGAATATTCGCAACGTTTGGCCCACCGCGCCCGTAACGTCATGGCTGTTCCCGGTGGATCAACGGGACGATATTTGTTTGACGGTGCCGTGACGGGTGGGGCTGCGGCGTTGATGGCGCAGACTGGCTTGGTGGTGGGTAGGCCTGCCGATGTTGTCAGCCTCAAGCCGCGGTATGATCTTGGTTTGAGTGGTGATCAGATTTTGGACAGTTTCGTCTTTGCCAATGGTGCTGGGGTGGATTGTGTCTGGGTGGGCGGTGCCAAACAGGTGGAAGCCGGGCGGCATCATGCGCGGGAGCGGATTGCAGCGCGATTTGCGGGCGTGATGCGGGATTTGATGGCGGCGTTTTGA